In the Acidimicrobiia bacterium genome, CCCGACGGAGCGTCAAGCAGTTCGGTGGCCCGTTCGACGGACAATTCGTCAGGTGGCAGTTCGTCTGGAAGCGACGCCCGGTCTTCGCCACGCTGGAGGTACGGGCCGTACTGTCCAACCCTGGCAACGATCTCCCGGCCAAGATCGTCCGTTCCGACGGTGAACGAATTAACAACGCGTGGGTCGATCTGTTCGAGTCGGTCCTCGGCAACGGAGGCTTTGAGCCCGTTGTCTCCAAAGTAGAAGTTGTGGAGCCACGGCTTGGGGTCCTCGGTACCGGTCGAGATTTCGTCAAGATCCGATTCCATCTTGGCGGTGAATTCGTAATCAACGAGGGTCGGAAAGTGATCCTCGAGCAGGCCGACGGTGGCAAAGGCAGTGAACGACGGAACGAGTGCCGAACCCTTCTTCCATACGTATCCGCGGTTTTGGATCGTGGACATGATCGAGGCGTAGGTGGACGGTCGGCCGACGCCGAGTTCCTCAAGGCGCCGGACTAGCGAGGCTTCCGTATAACGAGCGGGAGGTTTCGTTTCATGGCCTTTGGCCTCAAGCGAGTTGACGTCCACATCGTCGCCTTCGACGAGGTTTGGCAATGGCCGTTCCTGGTCATCAAGCTCGGCGTCTGGATCGTCCGATCCTTCGACGTAGGCGCGTAGGAATCCCGGGAAGTGGATAACTTTTCCGGAGGTCGCAAACTCGACATCGCGGCCATCGGTGGCGGTGGTTCCCAACCGGACTTGCACGCTCTCGCCGCGGGCATCTTTCATCTGCGAGGCGATCGTTCGCTTCCAGATGAGTTCGTAGAGCTTGGCTTCGTCGTCATTGACCTGGGCGGAAACGACGTCTGGAGTCTTGAAGGCGTCGCCGGCCGGGCGGATCGCTTCGTGGGCTTCCTGAGCTCCCTTGACCTTCTTTGAATATTCGCGGGGCTTGTCAGGCACGTTATCGGCTCCGTACATTTCCAGGATTTGAGCCCGGGCCGCGGCGACCGCTGTCTCGGACAGAGAGGTCGAGTCGGTTCGCATGTAGGTGATGAACCCGTTTTCGTAAAGCCTTTGAGCCGCGGACATGGTCCTGGCTGACGAGAAGTGCAGTTTGTGGCCGGCTTCCTGTTGAAGCGTTGAGGTGCGGAACGGGGCGTATGGCTTGCGGGTATACGGCTTGGCCTCGACCGACCGAACGGTCATCAAGGTTCCTGCCAACACGGCCACGAGCTCGTTGGCGTCGGACTCGGACAGTACGACTACGTCTTTCCGGGTGACTTCGCCAAGCGAAGAAAAATCCTTCCCGGAGGCGACCCGCGTCTGGTCGATGGAGACAAGTTTGGTTCCGAAGCTTTCTTCTTTCGAAAACTCGCCTTCCACGTCCCAGTAGCCCGCGCCCCGGAATGCGATGCGCTCGCGCTCGCGCTCGACGACGATTCTTGTGGCAACCGACTGGACTCGACCTGCCGATAGTTTCGGTTTGACTTTGCGCCACAGGACCGGCGAAACCTCGTAGCCATAGAGGCGGTCGAGGACCCGACGAGCTTCCTGGGCGTCGACGAGTTTGTCGTCTATCTGGCGAGGGTTGTCGATCGCTGCCTGGATCGCAGCGGGAGTGATCTCATGGAAGACCATCCTCTGGATTGGCACGGTGGGCTTGAGGACTTCGGTCAGGTGCCAGGCGATGGCTTCCCCTTCACGATCCTCATCAGTCGCCAGGTAAAGGGCGGAAGCGTCGCTAAGGAGTCGCTTCAGTTCTTTGACCGTCTCCCGCTTTTCCTTTGAGACGATATACAGGGGTTCGAACCCGTGATCGACGTCCACCGCGAGACGTGCCCACGGCTCGCCCTTGTATTTGGCGGGGATATCTGCGGCCTTCGACGGTAGGTCGCGGATATGACCGACGGACGAAGTGACGACATAGTCGGACCCGAGAAAACCGGCAATTGTTCGGGCTTTCGCGGGTGACTCAACGATGATGAGGGGTTTGGACACGAGACAAGTGATAACCGGGTTGGTAGCTCATTGTCAAGACGAGATCGTGGCATGGGTCGAAGCAATGGCTTCGCTGAACCTCCTGGCCACTAACGTTGGACGGGTATGCAAGACAAACAACCTCCCCGGACGCGGTCTCAGCTTTTGCGTCGTGGCGAGTTCGCCAAATTGTGGTGGGCGGGGACGATCTCCAGCTTTGGTGACTGGGTCTCCTTGTTCGCAACGCTCGCCCTCGGTGACCATATTGGCGGTGGGTTGGGTACCCTCGTTCCGCTGGTTGGCCGGTTTGTGCCTGCCATATTGTTCGGACCGATCGGTGGCGTCCTCGCTGACCGGGTGAACCGTAAGACGATCATGCTCGTAGCCGACATCGGCCGGGGGTTCCTGGTCCTCTCCTTGATCCTGGTCAAGACCCTTCCCCAGTTATTTGCGGTCTCATTCGTGATTGAGGTCCTGTCGTTGCTCCGGCAACCTGTTCGGGAGTCGGTGGTGCCAGAACTCGTGCGACAAGAGGAACTGATCACCGCCAACAGCCTGTCGGTGGTCGGGTCGTACGGCATCTTCCCGCTCGGGGCAATCGCCTGGT is a window encoding:
- the topA gene encoding type I DNA topoisomerase, whose protein sequence is MIVESPAKARTIAGFLGSDYVVTSSVGHIRDLPSKAADIPAKYKGEPWARLAVDVDHGFEPLYIVSKEKRETVKELKRLLSDASALYLATDEDREGEAIAWHLTEVLKPTVPIQRMVFHEITPAAIQAAIDNPRQIDDKLVDAQEARRVLDRLYGYEVSPVLWRKVKPKLSAGRVQSVATRIVVERERERIAFRGAGYWDVEGEFSKEESFGTKLVSIDQTRVASGKDFSSLGEVTRKDVVVLSESDANELVAVLAGTLMTVRSVEAKPYTRKPYAPFRTSTLQQEAGHKLHFSSARTMSAAQRLYENGFITYMRTDSTSLSETAVAAARAQILEMYGADNVPDKPREYSKKVKGAQEAHEAIRPAGDAFKTPDVVSAQVNDDEAKLYELIWKRTIASQMKDARGESVQVRLGTTATDGRDVEFATSGKVIHFPGFLRAYVEGSDDPDAELDDQERPLPNLVEGDDVDVNSLEAKGHETKPPARYTEASLVRRLEELGVGRPSTYASIMSTIQNRGYVWKKGSALVPSFTAFATVGLLEDHFPTLVDYEFTAKMESDLDEISTGTEDPKPWLHNFYFGDNGLKASVAEDRLEQIDPRVVNSFTVGTDDLGREIVARVGQYGPYLQRGEDRASLPDELPPDELSVERATELLDAPSGDKILGTDPESGLTVLARAGRYGPYIQLGEIEEGSKKKPKTASLFKTMSLDDVTLDQAIELLKIPRVVGIDPEDDQEIQALNGRYGPYIKKGSDSRTIESEDQLLTITLDEAVAIFKEPKRRRGQQAAPPLKELGDDPVSGKPVVLKNGRFGPYVTDGITNGSLRKDDDPETITQERAFELLQMRRDRD